The following are encoded together in the Heterodontus francisci isolate sHetFra1 chromosome 41, sHetFra1.hap1, whole genome shotgun sequence genome:
- the LOC137353439 gene encoding ferritin heavy chain-like: protein MASQIRQNYHQDCEAAVNRQINMELYASYVYMSMSAFFDRDDVALKNFAKFFQHQSHEEREHAEKLMQFQNKRGGRVILQDVAKPDRDEWNNGLEAMKCALHLEKTVNQSLLELHKLASDKIDPHMCDFLETHYLDEQVQAIKKLGDFITNLVRMGAPQNGMAEYLFDKHTLEESS from the exons ATGGCTTCTCAAATTCGCCAGAATTACCATCAGGATTGTGAAGCGGCCGTTAACCGCCAGATCAACATGGAGCTTTACGCCTCGTATGTTTATATGTCCATG TCTGCCTTTTTTGACCGGGATGATGTTGCGCTGAAGAATTTTGCCAAGTTTTTCCAGCATCAATCCCACGAGGAACGGGAACATGCTGAAAAACTGATGCAATTCCAGAACAAACGTGGGGGCCGTGTCATTCTCCAGGACGTTGCG AAACCTGACCGGGATGAATGGAACAATGGCCTGGAAGCGATGAAGTGTGCCCTTCACCTGGAAAAAACAGTCAACCAATCTCTCCTGGAGCTGCATAAACTGGCTTCAGACAAGATCGATCCCCAT ATGtgtgacttcctggagactcaCTACTTGGATGAGCAGGTCCAGGCCATAAAGAAGCTTGGAGATTTCATCACCAACCTAGTCCGCATGGGAGCACCTCAGAATGGCATGGCAGAGTATCTGTTTGACAAGCATACCCTggaagagagcagctaa